In a genomic window of Gloeocapsopsis dulcis:
- a CDS encoding heavy metal translocating P-type ATPase, which produces MQLVPKTEPPQSIANSATQATETITLDIQGMKCAGCVKVVESQLVQNQSVLSACVNLVTEVAVVECAAGAVDAAELAENLTAAGFPTQPRYAQGEPDTSVVEPSRHRQEMQSALKQLIVASILLVLSSLGHFSEWGLPAPPMLHNIWLHFGLATATLIGPGRPILLDGWRGLRRNAPNMNTLVGLGTLTAYTASLVALLFPQLGWDCFFDEPVMLLGFILLGRTLEQQARGRAALAFRELLALQPQVARLIADPTTAAGRESVEIPADRVRVGEWLQVLPGDKIPVDGEVVAGKTTVNESMLTGEAMPVSKQPGDQVAAGTINQAGTIALRATRTGKNTTLAQIVTLVEAAQTRKAPVQKLADTVAGYFTYGVLTSAILTFVFWYFIGTHIWSDIATQPHHLAYLGHKSLHQVHTTHAIAQSPLLLSLKLAIAVMVVACPCALGLATPTAILVGTGVGAERGLLIKGGEVLERVHRLTTVVFDKTGTLTTGLAHVSDCIPLRQGQESISSTQHLLQLAAAVESGNAHPLATAIQQAAQQHNLSPLAAQDFYMEPGLGVSAQVAGHNNVLLGNQEWLVQHSVVIDEAAQQISQSLTSNGKTVVYVAVDNQLVGLIALTDTLRADAKATVDKLRQIGLQVAILTGDRQEVAEVIALQLGIDSQDIFANVRPDEKAAAISQLQSQRHLVAMVGDGINDTPALSQADVGIALKTGTDVAMETAEIVLMRDSLTDVVVAIELSRATFNKIRQNLFWAFAYNTLGIPIAAGALLPGFGFVLSPAAAGALMAFSSISVVTNSLLLRRFHKKGARVKIKDL; this is translated from the coding sequence AGCGCCACTCAAGCAACAGAAACCATCACACTCGATATCCAAGGAATGAAGTGTGCTGGCTGTGTCAAGGTTGTTGAAAGTCAGTTAGTCCAAAATCAAAGTGTACTGTCTGCGTGTGTCAACTTAGTTACGGAAGTTGCCGTTGTCGAGTGTGCCGCAGGTGCCGTTGATGCAGCAGAACTTGCTGAGAATTTAACAGCGGCTGGCTTTCCTACTCAACCACGTTATGCTCAGGGAGAACCTGATACTAGTGTCGTTGAACCATCACGACACCGCCAGGAAATGCAATCAGCCCTTAAACAGTTGATTGTCGCTAGCATTTTGCTTGTATTGTCTAGCTTGGGGCATTTCAGCGAGTGGGGTTTGCCGGCGCCACCAATGTTACACAATATTTGGCTGCACTTTGGACTAGCAACTGCAACCTTAATTGGACCAGGACGCCCAATTTTGCTTGATGGTTGGCGGGGCTTGCGGCGCAACGCACCCAACATGAATACCTTAGTCGGATTGGGAACACTGACAGCTTATACAGCAAGTTTGGTAGCACTTCTTTTTCCGCAACTAGGGTGGGATTGCTTTTTCGATGAACCCGTGATGCTATTGGGCTTTATCCTATTGGGAAGGACATTAGAGCAACAAGCCCGAGGACGTGCAGCATTAGCTTTTCGCGAATTACTAGCACTGCAGCCGCAAGTTGCCCGCTTGATTGCCGATCCGACAACTGCTGCAGGACGCGAGAGTGTCGAAATTCCTGCCGATCGCGTACGAGTAGGTGAATGGTTACAAGTTTTACCAGGAGACAAAATTCCTGTTGATGGTGAGGTCGTTGCTGGTAAAACAACAGTAAATGAATCAATGTTGACTGGGGAAGCAATGCCTGTTAGCAAGCAGCCTGGAGATCAGGTCGCTGCTGGGACAATCAATCAAGCAGGAACAATTGCGCTACGGGCAACTCGGACGGGAAAAAATACGACACTTGCCCAGATAGTTACTCTGGTAGAAGCCGCACAAACACGGAAAGCACCAGTCCAAAAATTAGCAGATACAGTCGCAGGATACTTTACCTACGGAGTGTTAACCTCTGCCATATTAACATTTGTGTTTTGGTACTTCATCGGAACTCATATTTGGTCTGATATCGCGACACAACCTCATCACCTCGCCTATCTGGGACACAAATCCCTGCATCAGGTACATACTACCCACGCGATCGCACAATCGCCATTACTACTGAGTTTAAAACTAGCGATCGCCGTAATGGTTGTAGCGTGTCCTTGTGCTTTAGGACTTGCTACACCAACAGCAATTCTCGTTGGTACAGGAGTAGGCGCAGAACGTGGATTATTAATCAAAGGTGGTGAAGTATTAGAAAGAGTCCATCGACTTACTACAGTGGTGTTTGATAAAACTGGTACTCTCACGACTGGGCTGGCGCATGTGAGTGACTGTATTCCGCTAAGACAGGGACAAGAATCAATATCTTCTACTCAACATCTTCTCCAATTAGCAGCAGCAGTAGAAAGTGGCAACGCGCATCCTCTAGCAACCGCAATTCAACAAGCAGCGCAACAGCACAATTTATCTCCATTAGCTGCCCAAGATTTTTACATGGAACCAGGTTTAGGAGTATCTGCGCAAGTTGCAGGTCACAATAATGTGTTATTAGGTAATCAAGAATGGCTTGTACAGCATTCAGTTGTGATTGATGAAGCTGCACAACAAATCAGTCAGTCGCTGACATCTAACGGGAAAACAGTTGTTTACGTAGCAGTAGACAACCAACTTGTAGGGTTAATCGCCCTCACAGATACTTTAAGAGCAGATGCCAAAGCAACAGTAGATAAATTACGACAAATTGGTCTACAAGTCGCGATCTTAACTGGAGATCGACAAGAAGTTGCAGAGGTGATCGCCCTTCAACTCGGCATAGATTCACAAGACATCTTTGCTAACGTACGCCCTGACGAAAAAGCAGCAGCAATTTCTCAATTGCAATCTCAACGCCATCTAGTCGCTATGGTAGGAGATGGCATTAACGATACTCCTGCCTTGTCACAAGCGGATGTAGGCATTGCCTTGAAAACAGGTACTGATGTCGCGATGGAAACTGCAGAAATTGTCCTCATGCGAGATAGCTTAACTGATGTAGTTGTCGCAATTGAGTTAAGTCGTGCAACTTTTAATAAAATTCGTCAGAACTTGTTTTGGGCATTTGCCTACAACACACTCGGAATCCCAATCGCCGCTGGCGCTTTGTTACCTGGTTTTGGGTTTGTTCTTAGTCCCGCTGCTGCTGGGGCATTGATGGCATTTAGCTCTATTAGCGTCGTCACTAACTCTTTATTGTTGCGTCGGTTTCACAAGAAAGGGGCGAGGGTTAAGATAAAAGATTTGTAA
- a CDS encoding FHA domain-containing protein, translated as MALQSNQNHILIVEDDQGRKEFSLDAPVYSIGRDARCDIRLFSQFVSRRHATLVRLPREDGSFYYRIIDGDSKGKPSANGLLINGRKIPAHDLKNEDEIVFGPQVRAIYYLLSKDTMPSGPLDEYDVTLIGPNMMPEFED; from the coding sequence ATGGCTTTACAATCTAATCAGAACCATATACTGATTGTTGAAGACGATCAGGGACGTAAAGAATTTAGTCTAGACGCTCCTGTGTATTCTATTGGCAGAGATGCCCGCTGCGATATCCGCTTGTTCTCGCAGTTTGTTTCTCGGCGTCATGCTACCTTGGTGAGGTTACCACGTGAAGATGGCAGCTTTTACTATCGCATTATTGATGGCGATTCTAAGGGGAAACCTAGTGCCAATGGATTACTGATTAATGGTCGTAAAATTCCTGCCCACGACCTAAAAAATGAGGATGAGATCGTATTTGGTCCTCAAGTCCGAGCGATTTATTACTTGCTAAGCAAAGATACCATGCCTTCTGGACCTTTAGACGAGTATGATGTCACTCTTATTGGTCCAAATATGATGCCTGAATTTGAAGACTAA